A genomic segment from Xiphophorus maculatus strain JP 163 A chromosome 6, X_maculatus-5.0-male, whole genome shotgun sequence encodes:
- the LOC102222332 gene encoding rho GTPase-activating protein 21-like isoform X1, protein MMASRWAPTFEEDERQQARSSFCENDSAERRSLADCPAVQYSTEEEPFAWPRPKTVRLRRTSLGFGFTLRHFIVYPPESSLHCFPEEDCGRRGRQRNRLEPMDTIFVKQVKEGGPAHEAGLCTGDRIVKVNGASIIGKAYSEVITLIQDSGDVLELCVMPKDEDILQLAYSQDAYLRGYNSYSGNASHIPDPPVVCYPRVDCKPTGMAQATDSSGQICRGPAASLDYGYRKEITVPPSPPRQYSKSQTAVCMRNDSVRTVVVPPNSAHMGQVVSAQRVDFMDPAYVRGRPGSLAQYPFPRKVDVYPSGPGMVPFTGQAPNYPGNHQNIDWRTYQTYREYIDNKGIHSHGSRTIQERLDNLRTAGHPSFATASHIPRGAWVPKGIRRRSTSHERSYHGPPPHFQVAPRSASQDRMRNPEKISNPRNWPPRSVSQDALALKVRSHSIDYVEPVELARPSERRAGYSRADQGTRPSRQAMPRNAVPFRPSAGYSGGIRGAPNPSFFSKGPDSLQTRSSPMLSAMLFGKSTEHSFTDQRVSVPAHHLGHTSQPGQNRMRSETIQISEAGRELAPSKCGVGIRSSSCSATKEIPQRPGILKTAHQDSQSQVNGQSPSEPAVVLREKPHGGKNPSPLRHPSYILAVNDEGTDSTADVAACWLPNDTRREIHMRRLEEQRHNSCSSNLDETLDAIPFIDEPVSPSVDREAAPIPPSAVISVAPSIATAPSSQGSPCPTIHRQLSHDQESMRSAVLDSDSASKTERSKSYDEGLDNYQEERRGSTSKHMASFRGLRKTLDGHKPTGDSGSRRESSLDVFADSSKEGLLNFRQLSTEKNKRVGGGMRSWKQMYAILQGHTLTLYKDKKDALSHAASQSDEDPLRISIKACLIDISYSETRRKNVLRLTTSDCEYLFQAEGREDMLSWIRVIQENSNPDEENPSVTSQDLISRKIKEYNMMSAPSSRSEPSPKSSRQSLSIKQAFLGGKTEGRSHSSHSPRTGEDRRVMKDESSPPRDRGAWKIGIAGIMKKPFEKKQAGITFGVRLEDCPPAQTNRFVPLLVEVCCQVVEERGLEYTGIYRVPGNNAAISSMQEELNTKGMADIDIQEDKWRDINVISSLLKSFFRKLPEPLFTNEKYDKFIEASRTEDSVERLKELKRLVYELPTHHLETLKFLCAHLKKVSDNCEQNKMEPRNLAIVFGPTLVRTSEDNMTDMVNHMPDQCKIVENLVQQFDWFFMEDGSEDPVTVVEQESTVQSQPVPNIGHLLTNISRVPASSGEVSDTACPDSNKSKGLWISGNQCSKEMLRSSIFANRKRKKNKEKSQLSSSDDDLDSGFNKKELPEEGQRPLWSQVSQGEDSGQTDEDGEKDKHRSSSDETIRKESESVASLPGEHVPSGHQMPPYASPSSSPNLNYRMAVTHQSSLSDPPSNYDDTVSDLGTMNSTSSQASVPRVRRNKTAVLGADTCPGGLGAEVCSITSDYSTTSSMTFLTGAETCTLSPEVQSVSESRGGEDADDERSELISEGRPVETDSESDLSVFTIGKAEKSKLPESTRPLPSHRLIECDTLSRKKSSKQKTESETSLDDKDPNRLSQAVGSAKGRSSGSLSSSSRSELDKMEPAWKLKITDRLKVRLRMSVDDMFGVGSQRSRSPEGRSKKKNIRRRHTMGGQRDFAELSTLGDWSQPVSSRSELSAVDRLKPKCSSQDFSIGDWIARERHRTSNPEVSLDLSEQLGALCSSNSQNSGASSSSELARGPAEALNGEISQSKNLSLSATAHPHKLTSSQVVHSRFYQYL, encoded by the exons GCCTATTCCCAGGATGCCTACCTGCGTGGCTACAATAGCTACAGTGGAAATGCTAGTCACATCCCTGACCCACCAGTGGTATGCTATCCCAGAGTAGACTGTAAGCCCACGGGCATGGCCCAGGCGACAGACTCATCGGGGCAGATCTGCCGGGGACCAGCAGCATCTCTTGATTATGGGTATCGTAAGGAAATCACCGTGCCCCCATCTCCTCCTCGCCAATATTCCAAAAGCCAAACAGCGGTGTGCATGCGCAACGACAGCGTTAGGACTGTGGTGGTTCCTCCCAACTCGGCACACATGGGACAGGTGGTTTCGGCACAGAGGGTTGATTTCATGGACCCTGCCTACGTTAGGGGAAGACCGGGGTCACTGGCCCAGTATCCTTTCCCTCGAAAGGTCGATGTCTATCCCAGCGGTCCGGGAATGGTTCCCTTTACAGGTCAAGCACCTAACTACCCAGGCAACCATCAGAACATTGATTGGCGCACTTACCAGACATACAGGGAGTACATTGACAACAAAGGTATCCATTCCCATGGTAGTCGGACAATTCAGGAGAGGTTGGACAATTTGCGAACTGCAGGTCATCCCTCCTTTGCAACTGCTTCTCACATTCCCAGAGGAGCCTGGGTTCCCAAAGGGATACGGCGAAGGAGTACCTCCCATGAACGTTCATACCACGGACCTCCACCCCATTTTCAGGTTGCACCACGCAGTGCTTCACAGGACCGGATGAGGAATCCAGAGAAAATAAGCAATCCAAGGAACTGGCCCCCTCGAAGTGTGTCCCAAGATGCCCTGGCTCTGAAAGTTCGATCTCATTCCATAGACTATGTTGAACCTGTTGAGTTGGCTCGGCCCAGTGAGAGGAGAGCAGGGTATTCAAGGGCAGACCAAGGTACAAGGCCCAGCCGGCAAGCGATGCCCAGAAACGCTGTGCCCTTCAGGCCTTCGGCTGGATACAGCGGCGGTATAAGAGGAGCACCAAACCcttcttttttctctaaagGTCCAGATTCCCTTCAGACTCGCTCCTCACCAATGCTGTCTGCCATGCTTTTTGGGAAAAGCACTGAACATTCTTTTACCGACCAAAGAGTTTCAGTCCCAGCACACCATCTAGGCCACACTAGCCAACCAGGTCAGAACAGGATGCGGTCAGAAACCATACAGATCTCTGAGGCAGGCAGAGAACTGGCCCCCTCGAAGTGTGGAGTTGGAATCAGGTCTTCATCATGCTCTGCTACAAAAGAGATTCCTCAGAGGCCTGGCATCCTCAAAACAGCCCACCAAGATTCTCAAAGTCAGGTAAATGGTCAAAGCCCCTCAGAACCTGCAGTGGTTTTGAGGGAAAAACCTCACGGTGGAAAGAACCCCAGCCCACTGCGGCACCCCTCCTACATCCTGGCTGTGAATGATGAAGGAACGGACTCTACGGCAGACGTGGCGGCTTGCTGGCTTCCAAATGATACACGGCGAGAGATACACATGCGCCGCCTTGAGGAGCAACGTCACAACTCCTGCTCCAGCAACCTGGACGAGACCCTGGACGCCATTCCATTCATCG ATGAGCCAGTCAGCCCCAGTGTTGACCGAGAGGCTGCTCCTATCCCTCCCTCTGCTGTGATATCTGTTGCACCATCCATAGCGACAGCACCCTCCAGTCAAGGCTCACCATGTCCAACTATTCATCGAcagctgtcacatgaccaaG AGTCTATGCGAAGTGCTGTGTTGGACTCAGACTCTGCTAGTAAAACAGAGCGATCAAAGTCTTATGACGAGGGTCTGGATAACTATCAAGAGGAGAGAAGAGG ATCTACAAGCAAGCATATGGCCAGTTTCAGAGGCCTGAGAAAG ACACTGGACGGGCATAAACCCACTGGGGACTCTGGATCTCGTAGAGAGTCTTCTTTAGATGTATTTGCTGATTCTTCCAAGGAAGGGCTTCTTAACTTCAGGCAACTAAGCACAGAAAAGAATAAG CGTGTTGGTGGAGGCATGAGATCCTGGAAACAAATGTATGCTATTTTACAAGGCCACACCCTGACCCTCTACAAAGATAAGAAGGATGCCCTGTCTCACGCCGCATCCCAGTCTGATGAGGACCCACTCCGAATTAGCATCAAGGCCTGTCTGATTGACATCTCCTACAGTGAAACGAGACGCAAGAATGTGCTGCGGTTAACCACCTCAGACTGCGAGTATCTGTTCCAGGCAGAGGGGAGAGAAGACATGCTCTCATGGATCAGGGTGATCCAGGAAAACAGTAACCCGGATgaggag AATCCTTCTGTTACCAGCCAGGATTTGATCAGTAGAAAGATAAAAGAATACAACATGATGAG TGCTCCCAGCAGCAGATCAGAGCCCTCCCCTAAGTCCTCTCGGCAGTCGCTCAGCATCAAGCAAGCATTCCTGGGAGGTAAAACAGAAGGCCGGAGCCACAGCTCCCATTCGCCCAGAACGGGAGAGGATCGAAGGGTGATGAAAG ATGAATCAAGTCCACCTCGAGACAGGGGAGCTTGGAAAATCGGCATAGCTGGGATCATGAAGAAACCTTTTGAAAAGAAGCAAGCCGGCATCACTTTCGGTGTCCGTCTTGAAGATTGTCCACCTGCTCAAACTAACAGG TTTGTTCCGCTGCTCGTGGAGGTGTGCTGTCAAGTCGTAGAGGAGCGAGGACTGGAGTACACTGGAATCTACAGAGTTCCTGGAAACAACGCTGCCATCTCCAGCATGCAGGAGGAGCTCAACACCAAAGGCATGGCTGACATTGACATCCAGGAAGAT AAATGGAGGGACATTAACGTGATTAGCAGTTTATTAAAGTCATTCTTCCGAAAACTTCCAGAACCTCTATTTACAAATG aaaaatatgataaatttaTTGAAGCCAGCAGAACAGAAGACTCAGTGGAGCGTTTAAAGGAGCTCAAGAGGCTG gtttatGAATTGCCCACTCATCACCTTGAAACTCTCAAATTCCTTTGCGCTCACCTAAAAAAGGTTTCCGATAACTGTGAACAGAATAAG ATGGAGCCTCGCAACCTGGCAATCGTATTCGGTCCGACTCTGGTCAGAACGTCAGAGGACAACATGACCGACATGGTCAATCACATGCCAGACCAGTGCAAGATTGTTGAGAACCTTGTCCAGCAGTTTGACTGGTTCTTTATGGAAGATGGCAGTGAAGATCCAGTT ACTGTCGTTGAGCAGGAGAGCACAGTGCAGTCTCAGCCTGTGCCCAATATAGGCCACCTGCTCACTAACATCAGCCGGGTTCCTGCCTCTTCTGGTGAAGTCTCAG ACACGGCATGTCCTGACTCCAATAAATCCaag GGCTTGTGGATTTCAGGGAATCAGTGTAGCAAAGAAATGCTGCGTTCCTCAATCTTTGCCAACCGGAAAcgcaaaaagaataaagaaaaatctcaacTCAGCAGTTCAGACGATGACCTGGACTCTGGTTTCAACAAAAAGGAACTCCCAGAGGAGGGTCAGCGCCCTCTGTGGTCCCAGGTCAGCCAGGGAGAGGACAGCGGCCAGACGGACGAAGACGGCGAAAAAGACAAGCACAGGAGCAGCTCAGATGAAACCATCAGGAAAGAATCTGAGTCGGTTGCCTCCCTCCCTGGAGAGCACGTTCCCTCCGGCCATCAGATGCCTCCATATGCCTCTCCTTCCAGTTCCCCAAACCTCAACTACCGCATGGCGGTAACTCATCAGTCGTCTCTGTCGGACCCGCCCTCTAACTACGACGACACCGTGTCGGATCTCGGTACGATGAACAGCACCAGCTCTCAGGCCTCGGTGCCCAGAGTGAGGAGGAACAAAACCGCGGTCCTGGGTGCGGACACGTGCCCGGGCGGACTGGGAGCCGAGGTCTGCTCCATCACCTCGGATTACTCCACCACGTCCTCCATGACGTTCCTGACCGGAGCTGAGACTTGCACGCTCAGTCCCGAAGTGCAGTCTGTGTCCGAGAGCAGAGGGGGAGAAGACGCCGATGACGAGAGGAGCGAGCTCATCAGCGAGGGCCGGCCCGTGGAGACGGACAGCGAGAGCGACCTGTCTGTGTTCACCATTGGGAAAGCGGAGAAGAGCAAACTTCCGGAGTCCACCCGACCACTCCCGTCGCACAGGCTCATCGAGTGTGACACACTGTCCAGGAAGAAATCCAGCaagcagaaaactgaaagcGAGACCTCCCTGGACGACAAAGATCCCAACAGGTTGTCGCAGGCTGTAGGTTCGGCAAAAGGTCGATCCAGTGGGAGTCTTAGCTCGTCATCACGGAGCGAGCTGGATAAAATGGAGCCGGCATGGAAGTTGAAGATAACCGACCGACTGAAGGTCCGCCTGCGAATGTCCGTTGATGACATGTTCGGCGTGGGCAGCCAGAGGAGCCGATCTCCAGAGGGCCGCAgtaagaaaaagaacatcaggCGTAGACACACGATGGGCGGGCAGAGAGACTTCGCAGAGCTGTCCACTCTGGGGGACTGGTCACAGCCGGTCAGCTCGCGCTCAGAGCTGTCAGCCGTAGATCGGCTTAAACCAAAGTGCAGCTCTCAGGACTTCTCCATCGGGGATTGGATCGCCCGCGAGCGCCACCGCACCAGCAACCCAGAAGTCAGCCTGGACCTCTCAGAACAGCTTGGGGCGCTGTGCAGCTCAAACTCCCAGAACTCCGGCGCCTCGTCCTCCTCTGAGCTGGCGCGCGGCCCCGCTGAGGCGTTAAACGGAGAAATCTCACAGAGCAAAAATCTGAGCCTGTCAGCCACTGCTCACCCACACAAACTCACCAGTTCCCAGGTGGTCCATTCACGTTTCTACCAGTACCTgtga
- the LOC102222332 gene encoding rho GTPase-activating protein 21-like isoform X2: MAQATDSSGQICRGPAASLDYGYRKEITVPPSPPRQYSKSQTAVCMRNDSVRTVVVPPNSAHMGQVVSAQRVDFMDPAYVRGRPGSLAQYPFPRKVDVYPSGPGMVPFTGQAPNYPGNHQNIDWRTYQTYREYIDNKGIHSHGSRTIQERLDNLRTAGHPSFATASHIPRGAWVPKGIRRRSTSHERSYHGPPPHFQVAPRSASQDRMRNPEKISNPRNWPPRSVSQDALALKVRSHSIDYVEPVELARPSERRAGYSRADQGTRPSRQAMPRNAVPFRPSAGYSGGIRGAPNPSFFSKGPDSLQTRSSPMLSAMLFGKSTEHSFTDQRVSVPAHHLGHTSQPGQNRMRSETIQISEAGRELAPSKCGVGIRSSSCSATKEIPQRPGILKTAHQDSQSQVNGQSPSEPAVVLREKPHGGKNPSPLRHPSYILAVNDEGTDSTADVAACWLPNDTRREIHMRRLEEQRHNSCSSNLDETLDAIPFIDEPVSPSVDREAAPIPPSAVISVAPSIATAPSSQGSPCPTIHRQLSHDQESMRSAVLDSDSASKTERSKSYDEGLDNYQEERRGSTSKHMASFRGLRKTLDGHKPTGDSGSRRESSLDVFADSSKEGLLNFRQLSTEKNKRVGGGMRSWKQMYAILQGHTLTLYKDKKDALSHAASQSDEDPLRISIKACLIDISYSETRRKNVLRLTTSDCEYLFQAEGREDMLSWIRVIQENSNPDEENPSVTSQDLISRKIKEYNMMSAPSSRSEPSPKSSRQSLSIKQAFLGGKTEGRSHSSHSPRTGEDRRVMKDESSPPRDRGAWKIGIAGIMKKPFEKKQAGITFGVRLEDCPPAQTNRFVPLLVEVCCQVVEERGLEYTGIYRVPGNNAAISSMQEELNTKGMADIDIQEDKWRDINVISSLLKSFFRKLPEPLFTNEKYDKFIEASRTEDSVERLKELKRLVYELPTHHLETLKFLCAHLKKVSDNCEQNKMEPRNLAIVFGPTLVRTSEDNMTDMVNHMPDQCKIVENLVQQFDWFFMEDGSEDPVTVVEQESTVQSQPVPNIGHLLTNISRVPASSGEVSDTACPDSNKSKGLWISGNQCSKEMLRSSIFANRKRKKNKEKSQLSSSDDDLDSGFNKKELPEEGQRPLWSQVSQGEDSGQTDEDGEKDKHRSSSDETIRKESESVASLPGEHVPSGHQMPPYASPSSSPNLNYRMAVTHQSSLSDPPSNYDDTVSDLGTMNSTSSQASVPRVRRNKTAVLGADTCPGGLGAEVCSITSDYSTTSSMTFLTGAETCTLSPEVQSVSESRGGEDADDERSELISEGRPVETDSESDLSVFTIGKAEKSKLPESTRPLPSHRLIECDTLSRKKSSKQKTESETSLDDKDPNRLSQAVGSAKGRSSGSLSSSSRSELDKMEPAWKLKITDRLKVRLRMSVDDMFGVGSQRSRSPEGRSKKKNIRRRHTMGGQRDFAELSTLGDWSQPVSSRSELSAVDRLKPKCSSQDFSIGDWIARERHRTSNPEVSLDLSEQLGALCSSNSQNSGASSSSELARGPAEALNGEISQSKNLSLSATAHPHKLTSSQVVHSRFYQYL; this comes from the exons ATGGCCCAGGCGACAGACTCATCGGGGCAGATCTGCCGGGGACCAGCAGCATCTCTTGATTATGGGTATCGTAAGGAAATCACCGTGCCCCCATCTCCTCCTCGCCAATATTCCAAAAGCCAAACAGCGGTGTGCATGCGCAACGACAGCGTTAGGACTGTGGTGGTTCCTCCCAACTCGGCACACATGGGACAGGTGGTTTCGGCACAGAGGGTTGATTTCATGGACCCTGCCTACGTTAGGGGAAGACCGGGGTCACTGGCCCAGTATCCTTTCCCTCGAAAGGTCGATGTCTATCCCAGCGGTCCGGGAATGGTTCCCTTTACAGGTCAAGCACCTAACTACCCAGGCAACCATCAGAACATTGATTGGCGCACTTACCAGACATACAGGGAGTACATTGACAACAAAGGTATCCATTCCCATGGTAGTCGGACAATTCAGGAGAGGTTGGACAATTTGCGAACTGCAGGTCATCCCTCCTTTGCAACTGCTTCTCACATTCCCAGAGGAGCCTGGGTTCCCAAAGGGATACGGCGAAGGAGTACCTCCCATGAACGTTCATACCACGGACCTCCACCCCATTTTCAGGTTGCACCACGCAGTGCTTCACAGGACCGGATGAGGAATCCAGAGAAAATAAGCAATCCAAGGAACTGGCCCCCTCGAAGTGTGTCCCAAGATGCCCTGGCTCTGAAAGTTCGATCTCATTCCATAGACTATGTTGAACCTGTTGAGTTGGCTCGGCCCAGTGAGAGGAGAGCAGGGTATTCAAGGGCAGACCAAGGTACAAGGCCCAGCCGGCAAGCGATGCCCAGAAACGCTGTGCCCTTCAGGCCTTCGGCTGGATACAGCGGCGGTATAAGAGGAGCACCAAACCcttcttttttctctaaagGTCCAGATTCCCTTCAGACTCGCTCCTCACCAATGCTGTCTGCCATGCTTTTTGGGAAAAGCACTGAACATTCTTTTACCGACCAAAGAGTTTCAGTCCCAGCACACCATCTAGGCCACACTAGCCAACCAGGTCAGAACAGGATGCGGTCAGAAACCATACAGATCTCTGAGGCAGGCAGAGAACTGGCCCCCTCGAAGTGTGGAGTTGGAATCAGGTCTTCATCATGCTCTGCTACAAAAGAGATTCCTCAGAGGCCTGGCATCCTCAAAACAGCCCACCAAGATTCTCAAAGTCAGGTAAATGGTCAAAGCCCCTCAGAACCTGCAGTGGTTTTGAGGGAAAAACCTCACGGTGGAAAGAACCCCAGCCCACTGCGGCACCCCTCCTACATCCTGGCTGTGAATGATGAAGGAACGGACTCTACGGCAGACGTGGCGGCTTGCTGGCTTCCAAATGATACACGGCGAGAGATACACATGCGCCGCCTTGAGGAGCAACGTCACAACTCCTGCTCCAGCAACCTGGACGAGACCCTGGACGCCATTCCATTCATCG ATGAGCCAGTCAGCCCCAGTGTTGACCGAGAGGCTGCTCCTATCCCTCCCTCTGCTGTGATATCTGTTGCACCATCCATAGCGACAGCACCCTCCAGTCAAGGCTCACCATGTCCAACTATTCATCGAcagctgtcacatgaccaaG AGTCTATGCGAAGTGCTGTGTTGGACTCAGACTCTGCTAGTAAAACAGAGCGATCAAAGTCTTATGACGAGGGTCTGGATAACTATCAAGAGGAGAGAAGAGG ATCTACAAGCAAGCATATGGCCAGTTTCAGAGGCCTGAGAAAG ACACTGGACGGGCATAAACCCACTGGGGACTCTGGATCTCGTAGAGAGTCTTCTTTAGATGTATTTGCTGATTCTTCCAAGGAAGGGCTTCTTAACTTCAGGCAACTAAGCACAGAAAAGAATAAG CGTGTTGGTGGAGGCATGAGATCCTGGAAACAAATGTATGCTATTTTACAAGGCCACACCCTGACCCTCTACAAAGATAAGAAGGATGCCCTGTCTCACGCCGCATCCCAGTCTGATGAGGACCCACTCCGAATTAGCATCAAGGCCTGTCTGATTGACATCTCCTACAGTGAAACGAGACGCAAGAATGTGCTGCGGTTAACCACCTCAGACTGCGAGTATCTGTTCCAGGCAGAGGGGAGAGAAGACATGCTCTCATGGATCAGGGTGATCCAGGAAAACAGTAACCCGGATgaggag AATCCTTCTGTTACCAGCCAGGATTTGATCAGTAGAAAGATAAAAGAATACAACATGATGAG TGCTCCCAGCAGCAGATCAGAGCCCTCCCCTAAGTCCTCTCGGCAGTCGCTCAGCATCAAGCAAGCATTCCTGGGAGGTAAAACAGAAGGCCGGAGCCACAGCTCCCATTCGCCCAGAACGGGAGAGGATCGAAGGGTGATGAAAG ATGAATCAAGTCCACCTCGAGACAGGGGAGCTTGGAAAATCGGCATAGCTGGGATCATGAAGAAACCTTTTGAAAAGAAGCAAGCCGGCATCACTTTCGGTGTCCGTCTTGAAGATTGTCCACCTGCTCAAACTAACAGG TTTGTTCCGCTGCTCGTGGAGGTGTGCTGTCAAGTCGTAGAGGAGCGAGGACTGGAGTACACTGGAATCTACAGAGTTCCTGGAAACAACGCTGCCATCTCCAGCATGCAGGAGGAGCTCAACACCAAAGGCATGGCTGACATTGACATCCAGGAAGAT AAATGGAGGGACATTAACGTGATTAGCAGTTTATTAAAGTCATTCTTCCGAAAACTTCCAGAACCTCTATTTACAAATG aaaaatatgataaatttaTTGAAGCCAGCAGAACAGAAGACTCAGTGGAGCGTTTAAAGGAGCTCAAGAGGCTG gtttatGAATTGCCCACTCATCACCTTGAAACTCTCAAATTCCTTTGCGCTCACCTAAAAAAGGTTTCCGATAACTGTGAACAGAATAAG ATGGAGCCTCGCAACCTGGCAATCGTATTCGGTCCGACTCTGGTCAGAACGTCAGAGGACAACATGACCGACATGGTCAATCACATGCCAGACCAGTGCAAGATTGTTGAGAACCTTGTCCAGCAGTTTGACTGGTTCTTTATGGAAGATGGCAGTGAAGATCCAGTT ACTGTCGTTGAGCAGGAGAGCACAGTGCAGTCTCAGCCTGTGCCCAATATAGGCCACCTGCTCACTAACATCAGCCGGGTTCCTGCCTCTTCTGGTGAAGTCTCAG ACACGGCATGTCCTGACTCCAATAAATCCaag GGCTTGTGGATTTCAGGGAATCAGTGTAGCAAAGAAATGCTGCGTTCCTCAATCTTTGCCAACCGGAAAcgcaaaaagaataaagaaaaatctcaacTCAGCAGTTCAGACGATGACCTGGACTCTGGTTTCAACAAAAAGGAACTCCCAGAGGAGGGTCAGCGCCCTCTGTGGTCCCAGGTCAGCCAGGGAGAGGACAGCGGCCAGACGGACGAAGACGGCGAAAAAGACAAGCACAGGAGCAGCTCAGATGAAACCATCAGGAAAGAATCTGAGTCGGTTGCCTCCCTCCCTGGAGAGCACGTTCCCTCCGGCCATCAGATGCCTCCATATGCCTCTCCTTCCAGTTCCCCAAACCTCAACTACCGCATGGCGGTAACTCATCAGTCGTCTCTGTCGGACCCGCCCTCTAACTACGACGACACCGTGTCGGATCTCGGTACGATGAACAGCACCAGCTCTCAGGCCTCGGTGCCCAGAGTGAGGAGGAACAAAACCGCGGTCCTGGGTGCGGACACGTGCCCGGGCGGACTGGGAGCCGAGGTCTGCTCCATCACCTCGGATTACTCCACCACGTCCTCCATGACGTTCCTGACCGGAGCTGAGACTTGCACGCTCAGTCCCGAAGTGCAGTCTGTGTCCGAGAGCAGAGGGGGAGAAGACGCCGATGACGAGAGGAGCGAGCTCATCAGCGAGGGCCGGCCCGTGGAGACGGACAGCGAGAGCGACCTGTCTGTGTTCACCATTGGGAAAGCGGAGAAGAGCAAACTTCCGGAGTCCACCCGACCACTCCCGTCGCACAGGCTCATCGAGTGTGACACACTGTCCAGGAAGAAATCCAGCaagcagaaaactgaaagcGAGACCTCCCTGGACGACAAAGATCCCAACAGGTTGTCGCAGGCTGTAGGTTCGGCAAAAGGTCGATCCAGTGGGAGTCTTAGCTCGTCATCACGGAGCGAGCTGGATAAAATGGAGCCGGCATGGAAGTTGAAGATAACCGACCGACTGAAGGTCCGCCTGCGAATGTCCGTTGATGACATGTTCGGCGTGGGCAGCCAGAGGAGCCGATCTCCAGAGGGCCGCAgtaagaaaaagaacatcaggCGTAGACACACGATGGGCGGGCAGAGAGACTTCGCAGAGCTGTCCACTCTGGGGGACTGGTCACAGCCGGTCAGCTCGCGCTCAGAGCTGTCAGCCGTAGATCGGCTTAAACCAAAGTGCAGCTCTCAGGACTTCTCCATCGGGGATTGGATCGCCCGCGAGCGCCACCGCACCAGCAACCCAGAAGTCAGCCTGGACCTCTCAGAACAGCTTGGGGCGCTGTGCAGCTCAAACTCCCAGAACTCCGGCGCCTCGTCCTCCTCTGAGCTGGCGCGCGGCCCCGCTGAGGCGTTAAACGGAGAAATCTCACAGAGCAAAAATCTGAGCCTGTCAGCCACTGCTCACCCACACAAACTCACCAGTTCCCAGGTGGTCCATTCACGTTTCTACCAGTACCTgtga